One window of the bacterium genome contains the following:
- a CDS encoding HAMP domain-containing sensor histidine kinase — MKLNLLSVMKSRRRFGIALAAVMLLIVAGIGLFQWTAVKRLKASFESGREYDRWKSCFDVAVAARDYTYDVFAPHVNALNETRLGEQVASDSMLALLRRFEMLPGVRHAYCLANRATVLWGNEPAPAGLADGLTDCRKIFEKYPVGATHYVPKIANRMENRARFVDMPVQGDTIRMILAGFDSSGCVVPFLRVAATDPSLIAYVIALDVDPQWIRQAVAQRMQDVFYSRMSFVLWSPSPIDTTQTWLDGLGVIFLGDTVWWQGLKSADVGYVFPALTGPAMPWLSFSAVYREDPAEWKRWAAYQRQPYIMLVIVDVIAGGLALLLVWMLVLVRRQWLARQTALTHLAHSIRTPVARLRLEVDTLQEKRAVSPEEEREVVQAIGNECGRIERAVQNAAISLNGNGQTLERRPDDLSQIIGDALNPWKSTFHSTGVALQVPSTLRAMPGQFDGEMIVTMLDNLLDNALRYTRIQLQKSTGKPQTVAVALRTTDGTAVLTVDDSDGGVPPQDRPRIFLRFERGSDPALTGASGLGLGLALVKDIAEAHGGSVSVGDSELGGARFTVILPLEGTAIHIRSTSGAHSDRRG; from the coding sequence ATGAAACTCAATCTTCTTTCCGTGATGAAATCGCGCCGTCGCTTCGGCATTGCGCTGGCTGCAGTAATGCTCTTGATTGTGGCCGGAATCGGCCTTTTCCAATGGACCGCGGTGAAACGGCTGAAGGCGTCGTTTGAATCAGGCCGAGAATATGACCGATGGAAGTCCTGTTTCGACGTGGCTGTGGCGGCGCGGGACTACACCTATGACGTCTTTGCTCCTCACGTGAACGCTTTGAACGAGACACGGCTTGGAGAGCAAGTTGCCTCAGACTCCATGCTGGCTCTGCTGCGGCGGTTCGAAATGCTTCCCGGAGTGCGGCATGCCTACTGTCTGGCAAACAGAGCCACTGTGTTGTGGGGCAACGAGCCTGCTCCCGCCGGTCTGGCCGATGGTTTGACCGATTGCCGGAAGATTTTCGAGAAGTACCCGGTGGGCGCGACGCATTACGTTCCGAAGATTGCCAACCGTATGGAGAACCGGGCCCGTTTTGTAGACATGCCCGTGCAAGGGGATACTATACGGATGATCCTTGCCGGATTCGACTCCTCAGGGTGCGTCGTTCCGTTTCTGCGCGTGGCGGCAACGGATCCGTCTCTGATTGCCTATGTGATCGCACTCGATGTGGATCCGCAGTGGATTCGGCAGGCAGTAGCCCAGCGAATGCAGGACGTGTTCTACAGCCGCATGAGTTTCGTGCTTTGGTCACCTTCTCCAATTGATACCACGCAGACGTGGCTGGATGGCCTGGGAGTGATCTTCCTTGGGGACACGGTCTGGTGGCAGGGCCTCAAATCGGCGGATGTGGGATATGTATTCCCGGCGTTAACAGGGCCGGCTATGCCGTGGCTTTCATTCTCCGCCGTCTATCGCGAGGATCCCGCGGAGTGGAAAAGGTGGGCAGCCTATCAGCGCCAGCCGTACATCATGCTCGTTATCGTGGACGTGATTGCCGGTGGGCTCGCGCTGCTGCTGGTGTGGATGCTGGTACTGGTGCGCAGGCAGTGGCTGGCAAGGCAAACCGCGCTCACGCATTTGGCGCATTCCATCCGCACGCCGGTGGCACGGCTGCGACTGGAGGTGGACACGCTACAGGAGAAGCGCGCCGTTTCGCCCGAAGAAGAACGGGAGGTGGTGCAAGCCATCGGCAATGAGTGCGGGCGGATCGAGCGGGCGGTGCAAAATGCCGCCATAAGTCTGAACGGAAACGGACAGACGCTGGAACGCAGGCCGGACGATCTTTCGCAGATTATCGGCGATGCACTGAATCCGTGGAAATCCACATTTCACTCAACGGGTGTTGCGCTGCAAGTGCCGTCCACTCTGCGGGCAATGCCGGGGCAATTCGACGGCGAGATGATCGTCACAATGCTGGATAATCTTTTGGACAACGCACTGCGGTACACGCGGATTCAGTTGCAGAAGAGTACGGGCAAGCCGCAGACCGTGGCTGTGGCGTTACGCACCACCGACGGAACGGCGGTCCTCACCGTAGACGACAGCGATGGCGGCGTGCCGCCGCAGGACCGTCCGAGAATCTTCCTCCGCTTTGAACGCGGCTCGGATCCGGCGCTCACCGGAGCCTCGGGACTGGGTCTGGGATTGGCGCTCGTTAAGGATATTGCCGAGGCGCACGGTGGCAGCGTCTCGGTAGGCGACAGCGAACTGGGCGGTGCGCGGTTCACCGTGATCTTGCCGCTGGAAGGAACCGCGATTCACATCAGGAGCACGAGTGGCGCACATTCTGATCGTCGAGGATGA
- a CDS encoding ATP-binding cassette domain-containing protein codes for MTRTPQPSPESHADHAVFARGLTRRFGSFVAVDNVDLAVKPQEIFGFLGANGAGKTTTIRMLCGLLGPSGGEAWVDGLAISTQSDQIKRRIGYMSQKFSLYNDLTIAENLEFYGGVYGLSASEITERTNQLATRLGLMSYLKKLPSALPLGYKQRLALGCAVLHRPKILFLDEPTGGVDPAARRTFWDLIYELADSGTTIFVTTHYMDEAEYCGRVSIMDKGRIVALGSPDELKRQYDAATMQAVFLKVVTP; via the coding sequence ATGACGCGAACCCCGCAACCCTCTCCGGAATCACACGCCGATCACGCAGTCTTTGCCCGTGGACTGACACGGCGCTTTGGCAGCTTTGTGGCAGTGGACAACGTGGATCTGGCCGTCAAGCCACAGGAGATTTTCGGCTTCCTCGGCGCCAACGGCGCGGGCAAGACCACCACAATCCGCATGCTCTGTGGCCTCCTCGGACCCAGCGGCGGCGAAGCGTGGGTGGATGGCTTGGCCATTTCCACGCAATCCGATCAGATCAAGCGCCGCATCGGGTACATGAGCCAGAAGTTCTCCCTGTACAACGACCTGACGATCGCGGAAAATCTTGAATTTTACGGCGGCGTGTACGGTCTGAGCGCGTCCGAGATTACCGAGCGCACCAACCAGCTTGCCACACGGCTCGGCCTGATGAGCTATTTGAAAAAACTCCCCTCCGCCCTGCCGCTGGGCTACAAGCAGCGGTTGGCGCTGGGCTGCGCGGTGCTGCACCGGCCCAAGATTCTCTTTTTGGATGAACCCACAGGTGGCGTGGATCCCGCCGCGCGCCGCACCTTCTGGGATCTGATTTATGAACTGGCGGACAGCGGCACCACCATCTTTGTCACCACTCACTATATGGATGAGGCCGAGTACTGCGGGCGGGTTTCCATTATGGACAAGGGCCGGATTGTGGCGCTGGGTTCGCCCGATGAACTCAAGCGGCAGTATGACGCGGCGACCATGCAGGCCGTCTTTCTGAAGGTGGTGACGCCATGA
- a CDS encoding ABC transporter ATP-binding protein, whose amino-acid sequence MDTPRFDSTQPRLVFEDLRKTYGDTVALEGLSLDVHSGEIFGLIGPDGAGKTTAMRIACGILLPGGGSAHIMGLDVVKQPMKVKEHIGYMPQRFSLYPDLTVAENLRFFADLYGVPRAERLEREQRLMQFSRLEPFRKRRAAQLSGGMKQKLALSCTLIHTPDVLILDEPTTGVDPLSRQEFWGILRELASTGQALLVSTPYMDEALLCNRVALMHRGRVLALGTPQEVTARFNRKLLEITGPGLNDARRILNQDGIAGISVARFGDRLHVVYDTVGQEQAIGQRIAQANVEHRAVEPTIEDTFVALMDEGRAAS is encoded by the coding sequence GTGGATACTCCGCGTTTCGACAGCACACAGCCCCGGCTGGTCTTTGAGGACCTCCGCAAGACTTACGGTGACACCGTGGCGCTTGAAGGACTCTCCCTTGACGTGCATTCGGGTGAGATCTTCGGCCTGATCGGTCCCGACGGCGCGGGAAAGACCACAGCCATGCGGATCGCCTGCGGGATTTTGCTCCCCGGCGGAGGCAGCGCGCACATCATGGGGCTGGATGTGGTGAAACAGCCGATGAAGGTCAAAGAGCACATCGGCTACATGCCGCAGCGATTCAGCCTCTATCCCGATTTGACCGTCGCCGAGAACCTCCGTTTCTTCGCCGATCTGTACGGTGTGCCGCGAGCCGAGAGACTTGAACGCGAGCAGCGGCTGATGCAGTTCAGCCGCCTCGAGCCGTTCCGCAAGCGCCGCGCCGCGCAACTTTCCGGCGGCATGAAACAAAAACTCGCGCTCTCCTGCACGCTGATTCACACTCCCGATGTGCTGATTCTCGATGAACCCACCACCGGCGTGGATCCGCTCAGCCGCCAGGAGTTTTGGGGCATCTTGCGGGAACTGGCTTCCACGGGGCAGGCGCTGCTGGTCAGCACTCCCTATATGGATGAAGCCCTGCTCTGCAATCGTGTGGCCCTCATGCATCGCGGACGCGTGCTGGCCCTGGGAACACCGCAAGAGGTTACGGCACGGTTCAACCGCAAACTGCTGGAGATTACCGGACCCGGATTGAACGACGCCCGCCGCATTCTGAATCAGGATGGAATCGCCGGCATTTCCGTCGCGCGTTTTGGAGACAGGCTGCATGTCGTGTATGACACCGTCGGGCAGGAGCAGGCCATCGGGCAGCGAATTGCTCAGGCCAACGTCGAGCACCGCGCGGTGGAGCCGACGATTGAGGACACCTTTGTGGCCCTGATGGACGAGGGAAGGGCGGCCTCATGA
- a CDS encoding efflux RND transporter periplasmic adaptor subunit, which yields MTRIAFVLLVAALVAGCGGGSRGTNPSGTLETTEVDLASVLSGRVLQVRPRLGDHVKSGDTLVVLDTDLLHLQREQNSTNRQSNEAQQLVGTDALRQAKRNLDLAESTLTRIKALFAQGSATQQQVDEAQTKRDVAADAVSSAQHQIDLLRSQRNALDDLIALNDRQIKDGVIVSPLGGTVILRNSEPGEIASPGSVLLRVANLDTLELRVYLAETDLAKVKIGQQLPVLVDALKGQTLNGTVTWISSEAEFTPKNAQTRQARTQLVYAIKLSVPNPSGNLHIGMPAEVKL from the coding sequence ATGACGCGCATCGCTTTCGTACTGCTCGTAGCCGCGCTCGTTGCAGGATGCGGCGGCGGATCGCGAGGCACCAATCCGTCGGGCACGCTGGAAACCACCGAGGTGGATCTGGCGTCGGTACTCTCCGGGCGTGTGCTGCAAGTGCGCCCCCGGCTTGGCGACCATGTCAAGTCCGGTGACACGCTGGTGGTGCTGGATACCGACCTGCTGCACTTGCAGCGCGAGCAAAACTCTACCAACCGCCAGAGCAACGAAGCCCAGCAATTGGTTGGCACGGACGCTCTGCGCCAGGCAAAACGCAATCTTGATCTCGCCGAGAGCACGCTCACACGAATCAAGGCGCTCTTTGCCCAGGGGTCCGCCACTCAACAGCAGGTGGACGAAGCCCAGACCAAACGCGATGTTGCCGCCGATGCCGTATCCTCCGCACAGCATCAGATCGACCTGCTGCGCTCCCAACGCAATGCGCTCGATGATTTGATTGCCCTCAACGACCGGCAGATCAAGGATGGCGTCATCGTCTCGCCCTTGGGCGGCACGGTGATTCTGCGTAATTCCGAACCGGGAGAAATTGCCTCGCCCGGCTCGGTATTGCTGCGCGTGGCGAATCTGGATACTCTCGAATTGCGCGTCTATCTTGCCGAGACAGATCTGGCCAAGGTGAAGATCGGGCAGCAGCTTCCGGTGCTGGTGGACGCGCTGAAAGGGCAAACCTTGAATGGCACCGTGACGTGGATCAGCAGTGAGGCGGAGTTCACTCCCAAGAATGCCCAGACACGGCAGGCGCGGACACAGCTCGTGTATGCGATCAAGCTCAGCGTGCCCAATCCCAGCGGCAATTTGCACATCGGAATGCCCGCCGAGGTCAAGCTGTAA
- a CDS encoding TetR family transcriptional regulator produces MPTPKDHPHPDSEASAFASLREAANSVPPEDLRPPDPDSPRGRILSAARDLFAAHGFDGTSTRAVSEAAGVNLAMIHYYFGSKEQLYERVLAGAIIELRQGTVTALPEGVSPAEALITLPIRMMSTLRADPVRAALIRREIATGGTYAIKAIQALGEHGPLRLVEIFRSTYGNAAQHGLVRDLPPKAVHECLMSIAFSALLFGPVLSAVAGRDFTDDTAWEEWKETWSTLLRQGLLLEKP; encoded by the coding sequence ATGCCCACACCGAAAGACCACCCACACCCCGACTCAGAGGCATCGGCCTTTGCCTCTCTCCGCGAGGCGGCGAATTCCGTGCCCCCGGAGGATTTACGGCCACCGGACCCGGACAGCCCTCGGGGCCGCATTCTAAGCGCCGCCCGGGACCTGTTTGCCGCCCACGGTTTTGACGGAACCAGTACCCGCGCGGTTTCGGAGGCGGCGGGGGTCAACCTTGCCATGATCCACTACTACTTCGGCAGCAAGGAACAGCTTTATGAACGCGTGCTGGCCGGGGCAATTATCGAACTGAGGCAGGGTACGGTCACCGCCCTCCCGGAGGGAGTATCGCCTGCCGAGGCGCTGATCACCCTCCCCATTCGGATGATGAGCACGCTGCGCGCCGACCCCGTGCGCGCGGCGCTGATCCGCCGGGAAATCGCCACGGGAGGCACCTATGCGATCAAGGCGATTCAGGCGCTGGGCGAGCACGGTCCGCTGCGGCTGGTGGAGATATTTCGCAGCACCTACGGCAATGCCGCGCAGCATGGCCTTGTGCGGGATCTTCCACCGAAGGCCGTACACGAGTGTTTGATGAGCATTGCCTTCAGCGCCCTGCTTTTCGGCCCGGTGCTCTCGGCGGTTGCCGGGCGGGACTTTACCGATGATACGGCATGGGAAGAATGGAAAGAAACCTGGTCCACCCTGCTGCGGCAGGGATTGCTATTGGAGAAGCCGTAA
- a CDS encoding ABC transporter permease, translated as MRRIWAVAAKEFLHILRDPRSLMLAILQPLIMILLYGYAIDMDIKRLRVGILDLDHTQQSADFVRRMTSSNFILDAGRVASREEVETDFRRSRFHAVVVIPYGYARSLTSEQTTPVQVLVDGADGTTASAAGNYLNAVIALLSRDIMTEQFGTFKPPVEARTRVLYNPELISARFIVPGLVAVVMIMVCALLTSVAITREKESGTLEQILTTPIRPAQVIIGKVIPFVGIGVLDTAMVLAAGRFVFGVPMEGSWLVLTGYSLIYLVISLGLGLLISAITKTQQIAMMMAQLLTILPSMMLSGFIFPVTSMPRALQWFAHIIPATYYLRVIRGVMLQGESWFPFEGGIMILMAAILLGLAAKRFRVRLD; from the coding sequence ATGAGACGCATCTGGGCCGTCGCCGCCAAAGAGTTTCTGCACATTCTGCGGGATCCCCGCAGCCTGATGCTCGCCATCCTGCAGCCGCTGATCATGATTCTGCTCTACGGTTATGCGATCGACATGGACATTAAGCGGCTGCGGGTGGGCATTCTCGATCTGGATCACACCCAGCAGAGCGCCGATTTCGTGCGCCGCATGACCTCCAGCAATTTCATTCTCGATGCCGGACGCGTGGCCTCGCGCGAGGAGGTCGAAACCGACTTCCGCCGCTCGCGCTTCCACGCGGTGGTTGTCATCCCCTACGGCTATGCCCGTTCTCTGACCTCGGAACAGACCACGCCGGTGCAGGTGCTGGTGGATGGCGCGGACGGCACCACCGCGTCCGCCGCCGGAAATTATCTGAATGCGGTCATTGCGCTGCTTAGCCGCGACATTATGACCGAACAGTTCGGCACATTCAAGCCTCCGGTGGAAGCCCGCACGCGGGTGCTCTACAATCCCGAACTGATCAGCGCGCGCTTTATTGTGCCCGGCCTGGTGGCCGTGGTGATGATTATGGTCTGCGCGCTCTTGACCAGCGTGGCCATCACGCGGGAAAAGGAGTCCGGCACGCTCGAGCAGATTCTCACTACTCCGATCCGCCCGGCGCAGGTCATTATCGGCAAAGTGATTCCCTTCGTGGGCATCGGCGTGCTGGATACCGCAATGGTTCTGGCTGCGGGACGTTTTGTCTTCGGGGTGCCGATGGAAGGCTCGTGGCTGGTGCTAACGGGCTACAGCCTGATCTACCTTGTGATCTCGCTGGGCCTCGGGCTGCTGATTTCGGCCATCACCAAGACGCAGCAGATTGCCATGATGATGGCGCAGCTTCTGACCATTCTGCCTTCGATGATGCTCTCGGGTTTTATCTTTCCCGTCACCAGCATGCCGCGCGCGCTGCAATGGTTCGCCCATATCATTCCGGCAACGTACTATCTGCGCGTCATCCGCGGGGTGATGCTGCAAGGGGAATCGTGGTTCCCCTTCGAGGGCGGGATCATGATCCTGATGGCGGCGATTCTGCTGGGGCTGGCGGCCAAACGATTCCGCGTGAGGCTCGACTGA
- a CDS encoding TolC family protein, which yields MHFTSRRMGWLVAALLAFEAAAFAQDSTAWSLQKCLDTAVRNSPRLQASRSVATGAQAAAKESGAARLPSLGVSGAYSYTNKVQEINVPLNLPIPGFVPPHIAFGNGNVYDLAATVRAPIFSGGSLLATERANAAAAQATRYDLATDSLGLIYNVRRAYYNALGAESRLSAARNSTARIQRNLQTIIDAQKVGANSEENRITALSRLRQTEELVISSENQARAARLLLGSLVLQPGVEIAPAGELDSALIDTTVLSALPYETRTEVSSANARIAQSSHLARAASGSLLPSVSGNAAYHYAKPGLDVTANQWMDYYTVGVTASWTLWDWNARGYRVQQARANRSALESRKQDLLTSLQNRYQTNSEALRAARAVRDKAAEHADLERQRLAMVEGRLKLGAATETEFLDAQDDLTTAETDLAATIAALRMAEADVLNAAGY from the coding sequence ATGCACTTCACTTCGCGCAGGATGGGATGGCTCGTCGCCGCGCTGCTGGCCTTTGAAGCCGCCGCCTTTGCACAGGACAGCACGGCCTGGTCCCTGCAGAAATGTCTCGATACCGCCGTGCGCAATTCGCCGCGCCTGCAGGCCAGCCGCAGCGTTGCCACCGGCGCACAGGCCGCCGCAAAGGAATCGGGAGCGGCGCGTCTCCCAAGTCTCGGCGTCAGCGGCGCGTACTCTTACACCAACAAGGTGCAGGAGATCAATGTTCCGCTGAACCTGCCGATTCCCGGCTTTGTGCCGCCGCATATTGCCTTCGGCAACGGCAATGTCTATGATCTGGCGGCAACCGTCCGCGCGCCCATCTTTTCCGGAGGATCGCTGCTCGCCACCGAGCGCGCCAATGCCGCCGCGGCGCAGGCGACCCGCTATGATCTGGCCACGGACAGCCTCGGACTGATTTACAATGTGCGCCGCGCCTATTACAATGCTCTGGGAGCTGAATCCCGTTTGAGTGCCGCGCGCAACAGCACGGCGCGGATTCAGCGGAATCTGCAAACCATTATCGACGCGCAGAAGGTTGGGGCCAACAGTGAAGAAAACCGCATCACGGCGCTCTCCCGCCTGCGGCAGACCGAAGAGCTGGTAATCAGTTCGGAAAATCAGGCGCGCGCCGCACGACTGCTGCTGGGAAGTCTCGTGCTGCAGCCCGGTGTGGAAATCGCTCCCGCCGGAGAACTGGACAGCGCGCTCATCGATACGACCGTATTGTCCGCCCTGCCTTACGAAACCCGCACCGAGGTTTCCTCGGCGAACGCGCGCATTGCCCAGAGCAGCCACCTCGCCCGCGCCGCATCGGGAAGCCTCTTGCCCTCCGTGAGTGGAAACGCGGCGTATCATTACGCCAAGCCCGGCCTCGATGTCACCGCTAACCAGTGGATGGACTACTACACTGTCGGTGTAACCGCGTCGTGGACACTCTGGGATTGGAACGCGCGCGGCTACCGCGTTCAGCAGGCGCGCGCCAATCGCAGCGCGCTGGAATCCCGTAAGCAGGATCTGCTCACATCACTTCAGAACCGCTATCAGACTAATAGTGAAGCCTTGAGGGCGGCGCGCGCCGTGCGGGACAAAGCAGCGGAGCACGCCGATCTGGAGCGGCAGCGGCTGGCGATGGTGGAAGGCCGTTTGAAACTGGGTGCAGCTACCGAAACCGAGTTTCTCGACGCGCAGGATGACTTGACCACCGCGGAAACCGATCTGGCTGCCACCATTGCCGCGCTAAGAATGGCCGAGGCGGATGTCTTGAATGCGGCGGGGTATTGA
- a CDS encoding MFS transporter, which produces MTQPASTAETPTPSPAPEEEQISVKESFRLLFKASRGFWLVNLVNFGDGIAYFGILNLLTLYIHWDIGMSDQATGVAVSLFTGLVTLFMFGGGFISDRLGVRRALTLSIAVVLIGRLLLVAAPSAGGLAAITLWLGLIFMGVAEGVVQPALYAGVKEFTDPRTATIGYSLLYAIMNLGIAAEAFVSPFIRARGDIGGVFWVMIGFTVLMLVCNLLFFTKKVEQRDRVVEYAAPTGTDTRHWKEKLKDLPFLDTRFIFFIFVLLPVRTLFAHQWLTLPDYVMRCFPANIGARYEWFQGLNPVIIVIFVPLIAALTRKVNIITMMIIGSAISAVTTFILVPGPHLWTLITYVVMFSFGEAVWSSRFLEYVANLAPAGRVGAYMGLAGIPWFLAKATTGLYSGHMIAAFLPEHGSIDRSGTMWLIYGCIAMISPIGLILGKKWVQKGVKHGA; this is translated from the coding sequence ATGACTCAGCCCGCATCAACCGCTGAAACTCCCACCCCGTCGCCCGCGCCGGAAGAAGAACAGATCTCCGTTAAGGAGAGCTTCCGGCTTCTCTTTAAGGCCTCGCGCGGCTTCTGGCTGGTGAACCTTGTGAACTTCGGCGACGGCATTGCCTACTTCGGCATTCTCAATCTGCTGACGCTGTACATTCATTGGGATATCGGCATGTCCGACCAGGCCACCGGCGTGGCCGTGTCGCTGTTTACCGGTCTCGTGACCCTGTTCATGTTCGGCGGCGGCTTTATTTCCGACCGCCTCGGTGTACGGCGGGCCCTGACGCTGTCGATTGCCGTGGTGCTTATCGGAAGGCTGTTACTCGTGGCCGCGCCCTCTGCGGGCGGTCTGGCCGCGATCACGCTCTGGTTGGGACTGATCTTCATGGGCGTGGCCGAGGGCGTGGTACAACCCGCGCTGTATGCCGGTGTAAAGGAGTTCACTGATCCGCGCACCGCCACCATCGGCTATAGCCTGCTGTATGCCATCATGAACCTCGGCATTGCCGCCGAAGCCTTCGTCTCGCCGTTCATTCGTGCGCGGGGAGACATCGGCGGTGTTTTCTGGGTGATGATCGGGTTTACGGTGCTGATGCTGGTGTGCAACCTGCTCTTCTTTACCAAAAAAGTCGAGCAGCGCGACCGGGTGGTAGAATATGCAGCGCCGACAGGAACAGACACGCGGCACTGGAAAGAGAAACTCAAGGATCTGCCGTTCCTCGATACCCGCTTCATCTTTTTCATTTTCGTGCTGCTGCCGGTACGGACTCTGTTCGCCCACCAATGGCTGACCCTGCCCGACTATGTGATGCGCTGTTTCCCGGCCAACATTGGCGCGCGCTATGAGTGGTTCCAGGGACTGAACCCGGTCATCATCGTCATCTTCGTGCCGCTGATTGCCGCGCTCACCCGCAAGGTGAACATCATCACCATGATGATTATCGGCTCGGCCATTTCCGCAGTCACGACATTCATCCTTGTTCCCGGACCGCATCTCTGGACGTTGATTACCTATGTGGTGATGTTCTCCTTCGGCGAAGCCGTGTGGTCCAGCCGCTTCCTCGAATATGTGGCCAATCTGGCCCCGGCGGGGCGGGTTGGAGCATATATGGGGCTGGCAGGTATTCCGTGGTTTCTGGCTAAGGCCACAACGGGGCTCTATTCCGGTCACATGATCGCCGCCTTCCTGCCGGAGCATGGCTCGATAGACCGGAGCGGCACCATGTGGCTGATCTACGGCTGCATCGCCATGATCTCGCCGATTGGCCTGATCCTCGGCAAGAAGTGGGTGCAGAAGGGTGTGAAACACGGGGCATGA
- a CDS encoding response regulator transcription factor, translating to MAHILIVEDDPDLGSRLKKNLELEGYRVSWKTDGRSGLEAATAEVADLILLDLMLPYLDGMHILKALRRHLNPVPVIILTAKGKETQRLEGFRAGCDDYMVKPFSLMELLARVRAVLRRAGLREIPSILHSCGFMIDPGARVVTHDGQAVALTPKEFDLLYTLAAHPNQALSRMALLDEVWGDESDVTDRTVDSHIASLRRKIEANPEAPVWIHTVYKVGYRWTTDSRNCE from the coding sequence GTGGCGCACATTCTGATCGTCGAGGATGATCCCGACCTCGGGTCCCGCCTCAAGAAGAACCTCGAACTGGAAGGCTACCGCGTCAGTTGGAAGACCGATGGGCGCAGTGGACTGGAAGCGGCGACCGCCGAGGTGGCGGATCTGATTCTGCTGGATCTGATGCTGCCCTATCTCGACGGCATGCATATCCTGAAAGCCCTGCGGCGTCATCTCAATCCGGTGCCGGTGATTATTCTGACGGCAAAGGGCAAGGAGACGCAGCGGCTGGAGGGATTCCGCGCCGGCTGCGATGACTATATGGTGAAGCCCTTCTCGCTGATGGAACTGCTTGCCCGGGTGCGAGCCGTGCTGCGTCGGGCAGGTCTGCGGGAGATTCCCTCGATCCTGCACTCCTGCGGCTTTATGATTGATCCGGGCGCGCGGGTGGTGACGCACGACGGGCAGGCCGTCGCGTTGACGCCGAAGGAATTCGATCTGCTCTACACCCTGGCGGCCCATCCCAATCAGGCGCTCTCGCGGATGGCTCTTCTCGACGAGGTCTGGGGTGATGAATCGGATGTGACCGACCGCACGGTGGACAGCCACATCGCCAGTCTGCGAAGGAAGATCGAAGCCAATCCCGAAGCCCCCGTGTGGATTCACACCGTTTACAAGGTAGGCTACCGCTGGACGACCGATTCCCGAAACTGCGAGTAA
- a CDS encoding ABC transporter permease gives MKFLQWFHAVRYLIQKEFRQVFRDPAMLRIIFIAPLIQLFILSYAATTDVRNIRLAILDQDNTSQSRLLAQSFYQNNIFIPVTPAANPSELMADLQQRRADIAVWIPLDYAKNIAAGQQATISITINGQNSSVAARAQGYAETIVRQEANRIFDDASLKNPAMKNRIHRIEAATRFFYNPELESRYYMIPAILVILMTLIAGMLTGMAVVREKEIGTLEQLMVTPLTPSQLIAGKVIPFTLLTYFELTFATTIAVLWFGLPLLGSIPLLMLCALAYLLVSLAVGLLASEISSTQQQAMFTMWFYMIFGIMTSGFFYPIENMPAGIYYLTFINPLRYIVAINRGVFLKGAGLTDVWHNLWPLVLMGTVLFTTAVFRFRKRLE, from the coding sequence ATGAAATTCCTCCAATGGTTCCACGCGGTGCGTTATCTGATCCAGAAGGAATTCCGGCAGGTGTTCCGGGATCCGGCCATGCTGCGGATTATCTTCATCGCGCCGCTGATTCAGCTTTTCATTCTGAGCTACGCCGCCACCACAGATGTCCGGAATATCCGTCTGGCGATTCTCGATCAGGACAACACCAGCCAGAGCCGGCTGCTCGCTCAGTCCTTTTATCAGAACAATATCTTTATTCCGGTCACCCCTGCCGCCAATCCTTCCGAACTGATGGCCGACTTGCAGCAGCGGCGGGCGGATATTGCGGTGTGGATTCCTCTCGATTACGCGAAGAATATTGCCGCCGGGCAGCAGGCCACCATTTCGATTACCATCAATGGCCAGAACTCCAGTGTGGCGGCGCGGGCCCAGGGGTACGCCGAAACGATTGTACGGCAGGAAGCCAACCGGATTTTCGACGACGCCAGTCTGAAGAATCCCGCGATGAAGAACCGCATCCACCGCATCGAAGCCGCTACGCGTTTCTTCTATAATCCGGAACTGGAAAGCCGCTATTACATGATTCCGGCGATTCTGGTCATTCTGATGACATTGATCGCCGGCATGCTGACCGGGATGGCCGTGGTGCGTGAAAAGGAGATCGGCACGCTGGAGCAGCTCATGGTCACGCCGCTCACGCCCAGTCAGCTCATCGCCGGAAAGGTCATCCCCTTCACCCTGCTCACCTATTTCGAGCTGACCTTTGCCACCACCATAGCGGTGCTCTGGTTCGGACTTCCGCTGCTCGGTTCCATTCCGCTGCTGATGCTCTGTGCGCTGGCCTACCTGCTGGTGAGTCTTGCGGTGGGTCTGCTGGCATCCGAGATTTCCAGCACGCAGCAACAGGCCATGTTCACGATGTGGTTCTACATGATCTTCGGCATCATGACCAGCGGCTTCTTCTACCCCATCGAGAATATGCCCGCCGGCATTTATTACCTGACCTTCATCAATCCCCTGCGCTATATCGTCGCCATCAATCGCGGGGTGTTCCTGAAGGGCGCGGGGCTTACGGACGTTTGGCACAATCTCTGGCCGTTGGTGCTGATGGGCACCGTGCTCTTTACGACCGCCGTGTTCCGCTTCCGCAAGCGACTCGAGTGA